The Echinicola rosea genome has a segment encoding these proteins:
- a CDS encoding RagB/SusD family nutrient uptake outer membrane protein has product MMKKINSIFAMIMLFAATGCAEFLDEDNKSNVIAEEFYLTAEGYEALINANYSALRNIYGDDPWMFVCGTDLYQEGRDRPPQGLSKYFELNSASSGVDFLYVNCYKAIQLANSAIHYADITEQTGVTTQYLGEARFLRANAYFLLVQSYGGVGMITEYVEEPILEFDRSSAQEVYAFIISELEGAMGQVSSGAYDGHVNQRAVENLLAKVHLTRGYEEFGTADDFSKAAAYADNVINGQALNLTSEELWTPGNDMNEEVIFSVQWSAGSISADPTGIGNEQQSYFGPYMGGSEVSGDAPYKTYTTLPNRFALNLFEEGDERWYSTFMTEVFTRYYAYYDEDDHSSLMVADFYEPRWFTAQDSIDYVSAHPNVEYHSYGTTDPNGGAISLDRATMIVKKFDDPTSLFGGSTSTRDFIVSRLGETYLVAAEAYLQAGDPSTGLDRLNVVRERAGVADATLAEFDIDYVLDERARELLGEYHRWFDLKRTGKLVERASAHNSWITESNFEGANGNLKILRPIPQNAIDLNQNKDFPQNPAYD; this is encoded by the coding sequence ATGATGAAGAAGATAAATTCAATTTTCGCCATGATCATGCTGTTCGCAGCTACCGGCTGCGCAGAGTTTTTGGATGAGGATAATAAATCGAATGTAATAGCAGAGGAATTCTACCTGACTGCTGAAGGATATGAGGCCTTGATAAATGCGAATTATTCAGCACTTCGTAATATTTATGGAGATGACCCCTGGATGTTTGTGTGTGGGACTGACCTGTACCAAGAAGGTCGTGATCGCCCTCCCCAAGGCTTAAGTAAATATTTTGAGCTGAACAGTGCCTCCTCCGGGGTGGATTTTCTATACGTAAATTGCTACAAGGCCATTCAATTGGCCAATTCGGCTATTCATTATGCCGATATCACGGAGCAGACAGGGGTGACCACCCAATACTTGGGGGAAGCGCGGTTTTTGAGAGCCAATGCTTATTTCCTACTGGTGCAGAGTTATGGTGGCGTAGGAATGATTACCGAATACGTGGAGGAGCCTATTTTAGAATTTGATCGTTCCAGCGCTCAAGAGGTATATGCCTTTATTATTTCAGAATTGGAAGGGGCCATGGGGCAGGTGTCTTCGGGTGCCTATGATGGACACGTAAACCAGCGAGCTGTCGAAAACCTGTTGGCAAAGGTGCACCTTACCAGGGGATACGAAGAATTTGGTACGGCCGATGACTTCTCCAAAGCAGCAGCTTATGCCGATAATGTGATCAATGGCCAAGCGCTTAACCTTACTTCGGAAGAACTTTGGACTCCGGGAAACGATATGAATGAGGAAGTGATCTTTTCGGTACAATGGAGTGCAGGATCGATCAGTGCTGATCCAACTGGTATTGGCAATGAGCAGCAAAGCTATTTTGGTCCCTACATGGGAGGTTCAGAAGTGTCCGGAGATGCTCCCTATAAAACATACACGACTTTGCCCAACCGATTTGCCCTTAATCTATTTGAGGAAGGGGATGAAAGGTGGTATTCGACCTTTATGACAGAGGTTTTTACGAGATATTATGCCTATTACGATGAGGATGATCATAGCTCCTTGATGGTAGCGGATTTCTACGAACCTAGGTGGTTTACGGCACAGGACAGCATCGATTATGTAAGTGCTCATCCTAACGTCGAATACCATTCTTATGGCACTACAGACCCTAATGGAGGGGCTATTTCTTTGGATAGGGCTACGATGATCGTAAAGAAGTTTGATGATCCTACATCACTATTTGGTGGATCCACCAGTACACGGGATTTCATCGTTTCCAGACTTGGAGAGACGTATTTGGTGGCTGCTGAGGCTTATTTGCAGGCTGGAGATCCATCTACTGGACTTGATCGATTGAATGTGGTCAGGGAGCGGGCAGGTGTCGCCGATGCTACATTGGCAGAATTTGATATCGATTATGTCCTGGATGAAAGGGCTCGGGAACTTTTGGGAGAATACCATCGGTGGTTTGACCTGAAAAGAACTGGTAAATTGGTAGAAAGGGCTTCAGCTCATAACAGTTGGATTACTGAATCCAATTTCGAAGGAGCGAACGGGAACCTTAAAATCCTCAGACCGATCCCTCAAAATGCCATTGACCTTAACCAAAACAAAGATTTTCCTCAAAATCCTGCTTATGACTAA
- a CDS encoding PIN domain-containing protein, which produces MNGVLVDTSVWIEYFRGNPDFINPGLQLIEEGNAYSLEVVFAELAQGAKHKKEVTFIMEFFSNMKLLDYPGLTFSAGIYSQENKLIHHGVGLIDAMIILCAKTYDLKIWTLDNKIKRYIGYDMNFSTKDYFG; this is translated from the coding sequence ATGAACGGCGTATTGGTAGATACGTCGGTTTGGATAGAATATTTCCGGGGCAATCCGGACTTTATCAATCCGGGTCTTCAACTCATTGAAGAAGGCAATGCCTACAGCCTTGAAGTGGTTTTTGCAGAACTGGCGCAAGGAGCCAAACATAAAAAGGAAGTCACTTTCATAATGGAGTTTTTCTCCAATATGAAACTCTTGGATTATCCGGGATTGACTTTTAGCGCGGGTATTTATTCCCAAGAAAACAAGTTAATTCACCATGGAGTAGGGCTTATTGACGCCATGATTATCCTATGTGCCAAAACATATGATCTGAAAATTTGGACCTTGGATAATAAAATCAAGAGGTATATTGGGTACGATATGAATTTTAGTACCAAGGATTATTTTGGGTAA
- a CDS encoding DUF2191 domain-containing protein: MKITAIIEDRMIEELIKETGAKTITDGLKVAIKDYLSKRKIQHLSSKLVNEPLEFSYGADHLREQNRE, translated from the coding sequence ATGAAAATTACAGCCATCATCGAAGATAGAATGATTGAGGAACTGATCAAAGAAACCGGGGCAAAGACCATTACAGATGGACTTAAAGTTGCCATCAAGGATTATCTGTCCAAGCGTAAAATTCAACATTTGTCCTCTAAGCTTGTAAATGAACCTCTGGAGTTTTCCTATGGTGCAGACCACCTCCGAGAACAAAACCGCGAATGA
- a CDS encoding ribonuclease HII, producing MKLLPYLEADRLEAGCDEVGRGCLCGPVVAAAVILPNDFAHALINDSKKLSKSNRESLVDEIKEKAIAWAVAESSVQEIDEINILNASFLAMTRSIQALTVRPDHLLIDGNRFKSDLEIPFDCIIKGDAKYASIAAASILAKVHRDNLMTTYAKEFPGYGWEKNVGYPTKQHRTGIQNLGPTPLHRRSFKLLPDQLEIGFK from the coding sequence ATGAAGCTATTACCTTATTTAGAAGCTGACCGATTGGAGGCGGGCTGTGATGAAGTGGGCCGAGGCTGCTTATGTGGCCCCGTGGTGGCTGCTGCCGTGATTCTGCCCAATGACTTCGCACACGCCCTCATCAATGATTCCAAAAAATTGAGCAAGTCCAACAGGGAAAGTTTAGTCGATGAAATCAAGGAAAAGGCCATCGCGTGGGCGGTAGCTGAATCATCCGTACAAGAAATCGATGAGATCAACATCCTCAACGCTTCTTTTTTGGCCATGACCAGATCCATACAGGCACTTACTGTCAGGCCTGATCATCTATTGATCGATGGCAACCGCTTTAAAAGCGACCTGGAAATTCCCTTTGATTGCATCATTAAGGGAGATGCCAAATACGCCAGCATCGCGGCCGCATCCATATTGGCCAAAGTGCACCGGGACAATCTCATGACCACCTATGCCAAAGAGTTTCCAGGATATGGGTGGGAGAAAAACGTGGGCTATCCCACCAAACAACATCGTACCGGAATTCAAAACCTGGGTCCTACCCCACTGCACCGAAGATCATTTAAACTCCTGCCAGACCAGCTGGAAATTGGATTTAAATAA
- a CDS encoding MGH1-like glycoside hydrolase domain-containing protein, translating into MNIERTRLKEDTDRLKHWKKWGPYLTERQWGTVREDYSPDGAAWENVTHENARSKAYRWGEEGIGGFSDSKQKLCMAWAFWNGKDPMIKERLFGLTGNQGNHGEDVKELYYYLDATPTHSYMKMLYKYPQHEFPYQELVDENAKRGKNDPEYELIDTGIFEDDAYFDIFMEYAKEDYEDIVAKATIHNRGKEDAEIWVMPTIWFRKTWFTGHEPFLPKLSKSNNHKILASNPKLGNYHFHFDGDPELLFCDNETNREKLYNIGNQKEFLKDAINDYVVDGETGHLNPDHFGTKAAAVYKVTIPAGGCHTVSFRMAHKNAAVDTKDGDSIIEKRLQETDEFYHDLQGHVTDKELRSIQRQAYAGMMWGKQFYYYNVERWLEGDPGRYMPPQERKKGRNHNWRHLQNYDIISMPDKWEYPWYAAWDLAFHCIPLARLDAEFAKEQLLLLLSEWYMHPNGQVPAYEWNFNDVNPPIHAYAVHRVYQMDKKMNGGKGDQEFLERAMHKLMLNFTWWVNQKDSDGQNIFEGGFLGLDNVSLFDRSHVDKFGGRLEQADATSWMAMFSLNLLRISLDLCEFNKVYQYTATKFLEHFLYIAGAMNNISGDNISLWDDEDNFFYDVLHIDDTAPKRMKVRSIVGIIPLFAVEPIKEEMYENLTEFKKRLDFFLKEKPKLASLVSNWIEPGKDKRHLFSLLRGHRMKSLLKKLLDPDEFLSDYGIRSVSKYHKDHPYSMKLNGEKHTVEYTPGESNTRMFGGNSNWRGPIWFPINWLIMEALKKFNYYYGGDFPIEYPTGSGRYATLDIIAKELSLRNIEIFMRNKEGKRPVFGDNEKMQNDPHFKDYLLFYEYFHGDNGKGLGASHQTGWTGLVAEMIHKYYPREEKVIDEAITLFRS; encoded by the coding sequence ATGAATATAGAGAGAACAAGACTTAAAGAAGATACCGACAGGTTAAAGCATTGGAAAAAGTGGGGCCCTTACCTTACGGAAAGGCAATGGGGAACTGTGAGGGAGGATTATAGTCCAGACGGCGCTGCATGGGAAAACGTGACCCACGAAAATGCCCGTAGCAAGGCCTATCGCTGGGGAGAAGAAGGTATTGGGGGATTCAGTGACAGCAAGCAAAAACTCTGCATGGCCTGGGCTTTCTGGAACGGAAAAGACCCCATGATCAAGGAAAGGCTATTTGGCCTCACAGGAAACCAAGGGAACCATGGGGAAGATGTAAAGGAGCTCTACTATTATTTGGACGCCACACCTACGCACAGCTATATGAAGATGCTTTATAAGTATCCTCAACATGAATTCCCCTACCAAGAACTGGTCGATGAAAATGCCAAAAGGGGGAAAAATGACCCTGAGTATGAACTGATCGATACCGGAATTTTTGAAGATGATGCCTATTTCGATATTTTCATGGAGTACGCGAAGGAAGACTATGAAGATATCGTAGCCAAAGCCACGATTCATAACCGCGGCAAGGAAGATGCGGAAATCTGGGTAATGCCCACCATTTGGTTCAGAAAGACATGGTTTACAGGACATGAACCATTTTTGCCCAAGCTAAGTAAAAGTAATAACCACAAAATCCTTGCTTCCAACCCCAAATTGGGCAACTACCATTTCCACTTCGATGGAGATCCTGAGCTACTGTTTTGCGACAATGAAACCAATAGGGAGAAGCTATACAATATTGGAAACCAAAAAGAATTCCTGAAAGATGCCATCAATGACTATGTGGTGGACGGTGAAACAGGCCACCTCAATCCCGACCATTTCGGCACCAAAGCTGCAGCAGTTTACAAAGTGACAATTCCTGCTGGAGGCTGCCACACCGTATCCTTTCGCATGGCCCATAAAAATGCTGCGGTGGACACCAAAGACGGTGACAGCATCATTGAAAAACGGCTGCAGGAAACAGATGAATTTTATCATGACCTTCAAGGGCATGTTACGGACAAGGAGCTCCGTAGCATCCAGCGACAGGCTTATGCCGGCATGATGTGGGGCAAGCAGTTTTATTACTATAATGTAGAACGCTGGCTGGAAGGAGATCCTGGCCGCTATATGCCACCCCAAGAACGTAAAAAGGGTAGAAACCATAACTGGAGGCACCTTCAGAATTACGATATTATTTCCATGCCGGACAAGTGGGAATACCCTTGGTATGCTGCGTGGGATTTGGCATTCCACTGCATCCCGTTAGCTAGGCTTGATGCGGAATTTGCCAAAGAGCAGCTCCTCTTGCTATTAAGCGAATGGTACATGCACCCAAATGGCCAAGTCCCTGCGTACGAGTGGAATTTTAACGACGTGAACCCTCCAATCCACGCCTATGCCGTGCACCGGGTTTACCAGATGGACAAGAAAATGAACGGCGGCAAGGGCGATCAGGAATTTCTGGAACGTGCCATGCACAAGCTGATGCTCAACTTCACTTGGTGGGTAAACCAAAAAGACAGCGATGGACAGAATATCTTTGAAGGCGGCTTCTTGGGACTGGATAATGTCAGCCTTTTTGACCGAAGCCATGTGGATAAATTTGGTGGCCGATTGGAGCAAGCAGATGCCACGTCATGGATGGCCATGTTCTCTCTCAATTTATTGAGGATTTCGCTGGACTTATGTGAGTTCAACAAAGTTTATCAATATACCGCCACCAAGTTTCTGGAACATTTCCTGTATATCGCAGGTGCCATGAACAACATCTCTGGGGACAATATCAGCCTCTGGGATGACGAAGACAATTTCTTTTATGATGTCCTGCACATCGATGACACGGCCCCCAAGCGTATGAAAGTAAGGTCCATCGTTGGGATCATACCGCTATTTGCCGTGGAACCTATCAAAGAAGAAATGTATGAAAATCTCACCGAGTTCAAAAAACGGCTGGACTTCTTCCTAAAAGAAAAACCAAAACTGGCATCCTTGGTTTCCAACTGGATCGAGCCTGGCAAGGATAAACGCCATCTTTTCTCCTTGCTGAGAGGGCATCGAATGAAGAGCTTGCTCAAGAAGTTATTGGATCCAGATGAATTTCTCTCTGATTATGGCATTCGCTCTGTATCCAAATACCATAAAGACCACCCTTATTCCATGAAGTTAAATGGCGAAAAACATACCGTGGAGTACACGCCTGGGGAATCCAACACCCGCATGTTTGGTGGCAATTCAAACTGGCGAGGACCGATATGGTTCCCTATTAACTGGCTGATCATGGAAGCCCTAAAGAAATTCAACTATTACTATGGAGGGGATTTTCCTATCGAATACCCCACTGGTTCTGGGAGATACGCGACACTTGACATCATCGCCAAAGAACTGTCCCTTAGAAACATAGAGATCTTTATGCGCAATAAAGAAGGGAAAAGACCTGTCTTTGGGGATAATGAAAAGATGCAAAATGATCCTCATTTTAAGGATTACCTACTTTTCTATGAATATTTTCATGGTGACAACGGGAAAGGCCTCGGCGCCTCCCACCAAACGGGATGGACAGGTCTGGTAGCGGAAATGATCCATAAATATTACCCAAGAGAAGAAAAAGTTATTGATGAAGCTATTACCTTATTTAGAAGCTGA
- a CDS encoding glycosyltransferase family protein, which produces MKFIFIVQGEGRGHMTQALALFELLKSQGHLVSDVLIGTSSRRNIPEFVRKGLKTNLIQFESPNFVADKKEKSINISKTIRHNLYRARRFSDSLNLIDQVVKSSQPDIILNFYDLLAGIYNFFYRPKSSFWTIGHQYLISHPDFPFAPGAPIQKILFKLNTKVTALGAQKCLALSFRSLPPSFGNNITVIPPLLRPKVKQLQPSSGDYILTYMVNSGYSEEVIAFSKKHPDIKIEAFWDKKEMPSPYYPTPNLTFHQIDDQLYLEKMAACRGLLSTAGFESICEAMYFGKPVMMVPVKGQYEQACNALDALAAQAGISHNEFDFKKFDIFLQSSHNTPSNFVDWERELEKKLSEILSSQNNWQPNLPVSYPKYTVNV; this is translated from the coding sequence ATGAAGTTTATCTTTATCGTACAGGGTGAAGGTCGAGGCCACATGACACAGGCATTGGCATTATTTGAGTTGCTGAAAAGTCAGGGTCATCTGGTATCGGATGTACTGATCGGCACAAGCAGCCGCCGGAATATTCCTGAATTTGTGAGAAAAGGCCTAAAAACCAACCTCATCCAGTTTGAGAGTCCCAATTTTGTAGCTGACAAAAAGGAAAAATCCATCAATATCAGCAAGACTATCCGCCATAACCTCTACAGGGCCAGACGGTTTTCGGACAGTTTAAATCTGATAGACCAAGTGGTCAAAAGCAGTCAGCCAGATATTATCCTGAACTTTTACGATCTCTTGGCTGGCATTTATAATTTCTTTTATCGACCAAAGTCCTCCTTTTGGACGATTGGCCACCAGTACCTTATATCACATCCTGATTTTCCCTTTGCGCCCGGCGCCCCTATCCAAAAAATTCTTTTCAAATTAAACACTAAAGTTACCGCCTTGGGCGCACAAAAGTGCCTTGCCCTATCTTTTCGAAGCTTGCCGCCATCATTCGGAAACAATATAACCGTCATTCCTCCCCTTCTCCGACCAAAAGTGAAACAACTACAGCCATCCTCAGGTGATTATATCCTTACTTACATGGTAAATTCTGGCTATTCAGAAGAGGTCATCGCTTTTAGTAAAAAACATCCCGATATAAAAATCGAGGCATTTTGGGACAAAAAAGAGATGCCTTCTCCATATTATCCTACGCCTAACCTCACGTTTCACCAGATTGACGACCAGCTCTACCTGGAAAAAATGGCCGCTTGTCGTGGATTGCTGAGCACAGCGGGATTTGAATCGATTTGTGAAGCGATGTACTTTGGAAAGCCCGTGATGATGGTACCCGTGAAGGGGCAGTATGAGCAGGCTTGCAATGCCCTTGATGCCTTGGCCGCCCAAGCGGGAATATCCCACAACGAGTTCGATTTCAAAAAATTTGATATTTTTTTACAATCTTCGCATAATACCCCTTCCAATTTTGTAGATTGGGAAAGGGAATTGGAAAAAAAGCTTTCGGAAATTTTATCATCCCAAAATAACTGGCAGCCTAACTTGCCTGTAAGCTATCCAAAATACACGGTTAACGTCTGA
- a CDS encoding UDP-2,3-diacylglucosamine diphosphatase: MKTQFKTIVLSDIHLGTKGSKAKEVVRFLKKYRCENLILNGDIIDGWQLKKSGVWKRKHTRFFNRILKMIENDNTKVYYLRGNHDDFLDQVLPLKIGNLSIQKDMMYESCGKKYYILHGDVFDSITTNLRWIAYLGDIGYTFLLWLNRQINHYRRKRGLPYYSLSQYVKGKVKSAVSYIDKYEKELAIMAKTKGCDGIICGHIHKAESRTIDGIEYLNSGDWVETMSALAEDYEGNWQLIYYNELDFAKNNMNDGKIIPIQENESYAAVSFQKPNEDLELPPFRF; this comes from the coding sequence TTGAAGACACAATTCAAAACCATCGTACTTTCGGATATCCATTTGGGAACAAAGGGTTCCAAAGCAAAAGAGGTCGTTCGATTTCTTAAAAAATACCGCTGTGAAAACCTCATCTTAAACGGTGATATTATAGACGGTTGGCAACTTAAGAAATCTGGGGTCTGGAAGCGAAAGCACACACGCTTCTTTAACAGGATTCTTAAGATGATCGAGAATGATAACACGAAGGTATATTACCTGCGTGGAAATCACGATGATTTTTTGGATCAGGTGCTTCCTTTGAAAATCGGAAACCTTTCCATCCAAAAGGACATGATGTACGAATCCTGTGGCAAAAAATATTATATCCTTCATGGAGATGTCTTTGACAGCATCACCACAAACCTACGCTGGATAGCCTACCTAGGTGATATTGGCTATACTTTTTTACTCTGGCTAAACCGTCAAATCAACCATTACAGAAGGAAAAGAGGGCTTCCCTATTATTCACTTTCCCAATATGTAAAAGGGAAAGTAAAATCAGCCGTTTCTTACATAGACAAATACGAAAAGGAACTGGCAATCATGGCAAAGACCAAGGGCTGTGACGGGATCATCTGTGGACACATCCACAAAGCCGAATCCAGAACCATCGACGGTATCGAATACCTTAATTCCGGAGATTGGGTAGAGACCATGAGTGCACTGGCAGAGGATTATGAAGGCAACTGGCAACTCATCTATTACAATGAGCTTGATTTTGCCAAAAACAACATGAACGACGGCAAAATCATCCCCATTCAAGAAAATGAATCCTACGCTGCAGTTTCCTTCCAAAAACCAAATGAAGACCTGGAACTGCCGCCATTCCGCTTTTGA
- a CDS encoding sensor histidine kinase, with protein sequence MDYKIGLLGRVALLTLTLFVLSYAILNSTGVFITSLFIILVIAQLIFLVNYAESSFKKVRQFLDNIKQNNYSTVYPVKFDGTETDDLHIEFNAILAKLKEDQAEKEANYQYFRSVFQHLSIGLITFEEDGRIQILNTAAKRMLNIDQLGNIQEIDKVNKELHNAIQTLRTGGSELIKIAHQDGIMQLSVYVIELVLRGVKFKLVSLQNIQSELEEKEMEAWQNLVRVLTHEIMNSIAPISSLASTIKSDIQSQVEKDQAVPVAEIEDYLMGISTIEKRSEGLIDFVSDFRSLAHIPVPKFSAISLQELFDQLAVLFQHQIEQHGIGCEKRIEPKDLLLFADSSLIEQVLINIIQNAIHAVEEADSKKISLHAFIDEAGKIIIEISDSGKGIEEDALNKIFIPFFTTKKKGSGIGLSLSKQIMRRHKGNIQVKSTVGKGTTFKLIFNA encoded by the coding sequence ATGGATTATAAAATTGGCTTACTCGGTAGGGTCGCATTGCTTACCTTGACACTCTTTGTACTTTCTTATGCAATTCTGAACAGTACTGGGGTGTTTATCACTTCACTGTTTATCATTCTTGTCATTGCACAACTGATTTTTCTGGTCAACTACGCCGAGAGCAGCTTTAAGAAGGTGCGCCAGTTTTTGGACAATATCAAACAAAACAACTATTCCACGGTATATCCAGTAAAATTTGACGGTACCGAAACCGATGACCTCCACATTGAGTTCAATGCCATCCTGGCAAAACTAAAAGAAGACCAAGCCGAAAAAGAAGCCAATTACCAGTACTTTAGGTCCGTATTCCAGCACCTAAGCATCGGACTGATCACTTTTGAAGAGGATGGCAGGATTCAGATCCTCAATACTGCTGCCAAGCGCATGCTCAACATTGACCAACTGGGCAATATTCAAGAAATCGACAAGGTCAACAAAGAACTCCACAATGCCATTCAGACGCTCAGGACAGGAGGAAGCGAGCTCATAAAAATCGCCCATCAAGACGGCATCATGCAGCTGTCCGTTTATGTCATTGAGTTGGTGCTAAGGGGGGTGAAATTCAAGCTAGTCTCCCTCCAAAACATCCAAAGTGAATTGGAGGAAAAAGAAATGGAAGCGTGGCAAAACCTGGTGCGCGTGCTTACCCATGAGATCATGAACAGCATCGCTCCCATTTCATCCTTGGCCTCCACCATAAAAAGCGACATCCAATCGCAAGTAGAAAAAGATCAAGCAGTCCCCGTAGCAGAGATAGAGGACTACCTTATGGGGATTAGCACCATTGAAAAACGAAGTGAGGGATTGATTGACTTTGTAAGCGACTTCAGAAGCCTCGCCCATATTCCAGTACCGAAGTTCTCGGCCATCAGCCTACAGGAGTTGTTTGACCAGCTGGCCGTTCTCTTCCAACACCAGATTGAGCAGCATGGGATTGGCTGTGAAAAGAGGATCGAGCCCAAAGACCTGCTGTTATTTGCTGATAGTTCGCTCATCGAACAGGTGCTGATAAACATCATTCAAAATGCCATCCACGCAGTGGAAGAAGCCGATTCCAAAAAGATCAGCCTACATGCCTTTATTGACGAAGCAGGAAAAATAATTATAGAAATCTCTGATTCGGGAAAAGGGATTGAAGAGGACGCGCTGAACAAAATTTTCATCCCCTTCTTTACCACCAAAAAGAAAGGCTCTGGTATCGGCCTAAGTCTTTCCAAACAGATCATGAGAAGGCACAAGGGCAATATCCAAGTAAAGTCCACTGTCGGCAAGGGGACCACCTTCAAGCTCATCTTTAATGCCTAG
- a CDS encoding sigma-54-dependent transcriptional regulator: protein MEDTSLGKILIVDDNEDLLFAAKMLLKKYAKEVTIEKDPRRIPFLVNNNNYDVILLDMNFTEDTTSGKEGFHWLKQIKEIDPKAVVILITAFGDVEMAVQALKEGATDFILKPWQNEKLLATLSAASRLKESYDQVDNISQKSRQLQADMKKPFSEIIGQSSSMKNIFSIIDKVAQTDANVLILGENGTGKELIARAIHDRSLRRDEIFVGVDMGAITETLFESELFGHKRGAFTDAKEDRAGRFEVADKGTLFLDEIGNLSMPLQSKLLTVLQKREVTRIGTNKSIPVDIRLISATNMKVHDMVMDNTFRQDLLYRVNTVEIFLPPLRERQDDIPLLANHFLKIYAKKYRKDFSGFKPAAIQLLQNYSWPGNIRELQHAIERAIIMAEGNELDSRDFFFLSSKPTTEKVKSNGTLNLDEVEKNVIQKAIDKNGGNISKAAKELGLTRASLYRRLEKYGL, encoded by the coding sequence ATGGAAGACACTAGCTTAGGCAAAATATTGATCGTTGACGATAATGAAGACCTCCTATTTGCGGCGAAAATGCTGCTAAAAAAATATGCAAAAGAAGTTACCATAGAAAAAGATCCTCGAAGGATTCCATTTTTGGTCAACAACAACAATTATGATGTCATCCTTCTGGACATGAATTTTACAGAAGACACCACTTCTGGGAAAGAAGGTTTCCATTGGCTAAAACAGATCAAAGAAATCGACCCGAAGGCCGTGGTCATTCTTATTACAGCCTTTGGAGACGTGGAAATGGCCGTACAGGCACTGAAGGAAGGTGCCACTGATTTTATCCTCAAACCCTGGCAAAATGAAAAGCTATTGGCCACCTTGAGTGCTGCCAGCAGACTGAAAGAGAGCTATGACCAAGTGGACAACATCTCCCAAAAGTCCCGCCAGCTCCAAGCGGATATGAAGAAACCCTTTTCGGAAATCATAGGGCAAAGTTCTTCAATGAAGAATATATTCTCCATCATAGACAAAGTGGCCCAAACAGACGCCAACGTGCTGATCTTGGGAGAAAACGGCACAGGTAAAGAACTTATAGCCAGGGCAATCCACGACCGATCACTCAGAAGGGATGAGATTTTTGTCGGTGTGGACATGGGGGCCATTACGGAGACTTTATTCGAAAGTGAGCTATTTGGGCATAAAAGAGGAGCCTTTACCGATGCCAAAGAAGACCGCGCAGGACGCTTCGAAGTCGCCGACAAGGGCACACTCTTCCTTGATGAAATCGGTAACCTCAGCATGCCGCTCCAATCCAAGCTCCTTACCGTCCTCCAAAAACGTGAAGTCACCCGTATCGGCACCAATAAATCCATCCCGGTGGACATCAGACTAATCAGCGCCACCAATATGAAAGTCCATGATATGGTAATGGACAATACCTTCCGCCAGGATTTGCTATACCGGGTCAACACCGTGGAGATATTTCTCCCTCCTCTTCGGGAAAGACAGGATGACATCCCCTTGCTGGCCAACCATTTCCTGAAAATCTATGCAAAAAAATACCGTAAGGATTTTTCAGGTTTCAAACCTGCCGCCATCCAACTGCTCCAAAACTATAGCTGGCCGGGCAATATCCGTGAACTGCAGCATGCCATAGAAAGGGCCATCATCATGGCAGAAGGTAATGAACTGGACAGTAGGGACTTCTTTTTCCTTTCGTCCAAACCAACGACAGAAAAGGTAAAAAGTAATGGAACCCTTAACCTGGATGAAGTAGAAAAGAACGTGATTCAAAAAGCAATCGATAAAAACGGAGGAAACATCTCCAAAGCAGCAAAAGAACTCGGACTGACCAGGGCATCCCTGTACAGAAGACTGGAAAAATATGGATTATAA
- a CDS encoding FKBP-type peptidyl-prolyl cis-trans isomerase — translation MSVATKGSTVKVHYTGKLKDGTVFDSSENREPLQFTVGDGNMIKGFDTAVSGMEVGQDKSITIPSADAYGDKRDDMMIDVPVEQVPADIKPEVGMDLSIQNQQGQPVPVKVVHVDEQKITLDANHPLAGEDLVFDIKLVEVE, via the coding sequence ATGTCTGTAGCAACTAAAGGAAGTACCGTAAAAGTACATTACACTGGTAAGTTAAAAGACGGAACCGTATTCGACTCTTCAGAGAACAGAGAGCCACTTCAGTTTACAGTAGGCGATGGAAATATGATCAAAGGGTTTGACACTGCTGTAAGCGGAATGGAAGTAGGACAGGATAAAAGCATCACGATCCCTAGCGCCGACGCATATGGAGATAAAAGAGATGATATGATGATCGACGTGCCTGTGGAGCAAGTACCTGCAGACATTAAACCCGAAGTGGGGATGGATCTTTCTATCCAGAATCAACAAGGTCAGCCTGTGCCTGTGAAAGTGGTGCATGTAGATGAGCAAAAAATCACTTTGGATGCCAATCACCCATTAGCAGGTGAAGATTTGGTGTTTGATATCAAATTGGTAGAAGTAGAATAA